One Helicobacter cetorum MIT 00-7128 DNA window includes the following coding sequences:
- the polA gene encoding DNA polymerase I → MEQPITKEGTLALIDTFAYLFRSYYMSAKTKPLTNAKGFPTGLLTGLVGMVKKFYKDRKNMPFIVFALESQTKTKRAEKLGAYKQNRKDTPEEMLLQIPIALEWLQKMGFTCIEVSGFEADDVIASLATLSPYKTRIYSKDKDFNQLLSDKIVLFDGKTEFLAKDCFEKYGVMPSQFTDYQGIVGDSSDNYKGIKGIGSKNAKELLQKLGSLEKIYGNLELAKNLLSPKMYQALIDDKESAFLSKELATLERECIKEFDFSSCAFPSVNPLLRITDELKEYGFVSTLRDLENSTSLLSLAIDSGEKTANTPKKLNMIALENTEQFNAFLERLETLHTRVFIRLVVNKKKEILALAFLCENQGYFLSLEEELFMPFSLEFLKNAFSKILKNAHIIGHDLKTLLSFLKAKYKVSLESVQLQDTQILAFLKNSEKVKFDEVLNAYLKENLITHEEMKDFNTKSKAEKLEHMSLELKALKHLCEYFEKGGLEESLLNLAKEIEMPFMKVLLDMEFQGFKIDVNYFTQLEQEFKNSLSELERKILDLIGTDFNLNSPKQLAEVLYEKLELPKNRSNSTDEKNLLKIIDKHPSIPFILEYRELNKLANTYVAPLLRLKDREDKIHTTFIQTGTTTGRLSSHTPNLQNIPVRSKKGLLIRKGFIPSSKEYCLLGVDYSQIELRLLAHFSQDKDLMEAFLKGRDIHLETSKALFGENLAKDKRHIAKSINFGLVYGMGSKKLSETLNISVNEAKSYIEAYFKRFPSIKDYLQFMQDEILKTSKATTLLGRYRVFDFTNANDYVKGNYLREGVNAIFQGSASDLLKLAMLKVSERFKNDSSVKLLLQVHDELIFEIEEKNALELKQEIEHILNNEVYSLRVPLETSAFLAKRWDNLKG, encoded by the coding sequence ATGGAACAACCAATCACTAAAGAAGGGACTTTAGCCTTAATTGATACTTTTGCGTATTTGTTTAGAAGCTATTATATGAGCGCTAAAACTAAGCCCTTAACTAATGCTAAGGGCTTTCCTACGGGGCTTTTGACCGGGCTTGTGGGCATGGTTAAGAAATTTTATAAAGACAGAAAAAACATGCCCTTTATCGTGTTTGCCCTAGAAAGTCAAACCAAAACTAAAAGGGCTGAAAAACTAGGCGCATACAAACAAAATCGTAAAGACACCCCAGAAGAGATGCTTTTACAAATTCCTATCGCTTTAGAATGGTTGCAAAAAATGGGTTTTACTTGTATAGAAGTGAGTGGGTTTGAAGCTGATGATGTCATAGCTAGTCTAGCCACACTAAGCCCTTATAAAACACGCATTTATTCTAAAGATAAGGATTTTAACCAGCTTTTGAGCGATAAAATTGTGCTTTTTGATGGTAAAACGGAGTTTTTGGCTAAGGATTGTTTTGAAAAATACGGGGTAATGCCAAGTCAATTCACAGATTATCAGGGTATTGTAGGGGATAGTAGCGACAATTACAAAGGGATTAAAGGTATTGGGAGCAAGAATGCTAAAGAATTATTGCAAAAATTAGGGAGTTTAGAAAAGATTTATGGAAATTTAGAGTTAGCTAAAAATTTGCTTAGCCCCAAAATGTATCAAGCTCTTATTGATGATAAAGAGAGTGCGTTTTTGAGCAAAGAATTGGCTACACTAGAGAGAGAATGTATTAAGGAATTTGATTTTTCAAGTTGTGCTTTTCCTAGCGTTAATCCCTTATTAAGAATTACAGATGAATTAAAAGAATATGGTTTTGTCTCTACTTTAAGAGATTTAGAAAATTCCACTTCGCTTTTAAGTTTAGCTATTGATAGTGGCGAAAAAACAGCTAACACTCCAAAAAAATTAAACATGATAGCTTTAGAAAATACCGAGCAATTCAATGCGTTTTTAGAGCGTTTAGAGACACTGCATACTAGAGTTTTTATACGCTTAGTGGTTAATAAAAAGAAAGAAATTCTAGCCCTAGCATTCTTATGCGAAAATCAAGGCTATTTTTTATCCTTAGAAGAAGAGTTGTTTATGCCCTTTTCTTTAGAGTTTTTAAAAAACGCTTTTTCTAAAATATTGAAAAATGCTCACATCATAGGGCATGATTTAAAAACCCTATTAAGCTTTCTAAAAGCAAAATACAAGGTGTCTTTAGAAAGCGTTCAACTTCAAGACACTCAAATTTTAGCGTTTTTGAAAAATTCAGAAAAAGTGAAATTTGATGAAGTTTTAAATGCGTATTTAAAAGAAAATTTAATTACGCATGAAGAGATGAAAGACTTCAACACAAAAAGTAAGGCTGAAAAATTAGAACACATGAGTTTGGAACTAAAAGCCTTAAAACACTTGTGCGAGTATTTTGAAAAGGGGGGGCTAGAAGAGAGTTTGCTCAATTTAGCCAAAGAAATTGAAATGCCCTTTATGAAGGTGCTTCTAGATATGGAATTTCAAGGCTTTAAAATTGATGTGAATTATTTCACGCAATTAGAGCAAGAATTTAAAAATTCATTGAGTGAATTAGAGCGTAAAATTTTAGATTTAATAGGCACAGATTTTAATCTCAACTCCCCTAAACAGCTTGCTGAAGTCTTGTATGAAAAGTTAGAGCTTCCTAAAAATAGAAGCAATTCTACTGATGAAAAAAACTTATTAAAAATCATTGACAAACACCCAAGCATTCCTTTCATTTTAGAATACAGAGAGTTAAACAAGCTCGCTAACACTTATGTAGCCCCTTTATTACGCTTGAAAGATAGGGAAGATAAAATTCATACCACTTTTATCCAAACCGGCACTACTACAGGGCGTTTAAGCTCGCACACGCCAAATTTGCAAAATATTCCGGTGCGTTCTAAAAAAGGGCTACTCATTCGTAAGGGCTTTATTCCTAGTTCCAAAGAGTATTGTTTATTAGGGGTGGATTATTCTCAAATTGAGTTGCGTTTGCTAGCGCATTTTAGCCAGGATAAGGACTTAATGGAGGCGTTTTTAAAAGGGCGAGACATTCATTTAGAAACTTCTAAAGCGTTGTTTGGCGAAAACTTAGCTAAAGATAAACGACATATTGCTAAAAGCATTAATTTTGGGCTTGTATATGGCATGGGGAGCAAGAAATTAAGCGAAACCTTGAATATTTCTGTCAATGAGGCTAAGAGCTATATAGAGGCGTATTTCAAACGATTTCCTAGCATAAAAGATTATTTACAATTCATGCAAGATGAGATTTTAAAGACTTCTAAAGCAACTACTTTGCTTGGGCGTTATAGGGTGTTTGATTTTACTAACGCAAACGATTATGTTAAGGGTAATTATCTAAGAGAGGGCGTGAATGCGATTTTTCAAGGGAGTGCGAGCGATTTATTAAAGCTTGCGATGTTGAAAGTGAGTGAGCGTTTTAAAAATGATTCTTCTGTGAAATTGCTCTTACAAGTGCATGATGAATTGATTTTTGAGATTGAAGAAAAAAACGCCTTAGAGTTAAAACAAGAAATAGAGCATATCCTTAATAACGAAGTCTATTCTTTAAGAGTGCCATTAGAGACAAGCGCCTTTCTAGCCAAGCGTTGGGATAACTTAAAAGGCTAG
- a CDS encoding DEAD/DEAH box helicase family protein — protein MPHTEYKSSFNYILEQLQNISNDKDRGTEFEYFCKQFLLKDPTYYNQFKEVYLRNELLLDNDYKDIGIDLIAITTDNEFVAIQCKCYTKDIAKSDIDSFISASSKSYHNSKYGEIIFKERLLMHIAPRLSANAEKIIENQNPRVFQISKKDFEESQVDYSSFKLNDNTYSFKLKPHKVLRSHQKEAINNILEEFKHFNRTKLIMACGTGKSLTAIRLLDIMLLEQQIALFLAPSIALVSQSLKEAFAQSQKPFKAFVICSDSKVGKEIEDAKSSELPIPPTTNPTLLSEQITKHQNERLIIFSTYHSIEVIMDCLKELKRNIKIAICDEAHRTAGFNEKDKEQSHYTKIHNDNLIKCDYRLYMSATPKIFKERAKEQAKKEELFLYSMDNEEIFGKNAYELNFDNALKQDLLCDYKVIISILDKNLITNSTNQTPIIKYTDKKGKEKEKQVDLEFAGKIIATYLALSKQNILEIDKTTHKTSIFNEDKTPMKTSIAFHSSIDNSILRTSSFKTILDNFDKDTLSLELEHVDGNMNTLEKSEKLDLLKNPKAEINILSNAKCLTEGIDIPSLDSVIFFDSKDSLVEIVQAVGRVMRKAPNKQYGYIILPITMELEKLENYDETLNKHEDFKALWKLLNALRAHDNRLVSECELYKKIEPILGKPPKNKDDSNDDDNDTNNENNKNKDLKNKITQQSLFLQGLKDHIINIAPNKIGDRYYWSSFASNVANIAKNIKLRLKALLADPSIEEKMQEFLKTLHININSSLNLENALDLLTQHVITKPIFECLYSLGHFSQNNAVCASMDNLYNDITKHSLDAETTELNEFYTSIKESASFAQSDKEKQSIIKNLYNTFFAKAFEKESQKLGIVYTPIEIVDFMIHSSNALLKKHFNTSLNEKGVKIADPFLGTGSFLTRLLQSGMISKENLPYKYEHDIFGNEITLLAYYIANLNIASVYNELLGSFIEPKGVCFCDTFETYDKDKPLDFKEPYLEENKAKIKAFKNEENLFVILGNPPYSRKQENANDNNQNNFYPKLTKRLQDTYTKESKAQKNDYDTYKLALRFASDKIQKGVIAFVTNASFLRANSDDGLRASLAKEFNAIYIMDLRGNQRTSGELSKQEGGKVFGSGSRTPVCCVFLIKDKETFKEKCEIFYHNIGDYRSAEDKLSLLEHSKHILNAKLEHLTPDSHNDWLDLRDPAFDKFMPITDKKKKFSEQESVFKAFSSGVVTSRDTWAYNFSKENLAKNIKTSIDFYNSQLGKSAKEVEKDPTKISWSRRAYKMCERDYKLDFNENQIRTSLQRPFTKIHIYYDIVLNEEQCQMDKIYPFNNNSTHANERERERERVKHTP, from the coding sequence ATGCCACATACTGAATACAAAAGCTCATTTAATTACATCTTAGAACAACTCCAAAATATCTCAAATGATAAAGACAGAGGCACAGAATTTGAATATTTTTGTAAGCAATTTCTTTTAAAAGACCCCACTTACTACAATCAATTTAAAGAAGTCTATTTAAGAAACGAGCTTTTATTAGATAATGATTATAAAGACATCGGCATTGATTTAATCGCCATAACAACTGATAATGAATTTGTCGCCATTCAATGCAAATGCTACACTAAAGATATTGCCAAAAGCGATATTGATAGTTTTATTTCCGCAAGTTCTAAAAGCTATCATAATAGTAAATATGGCGAAATCATCTTTAAAGAACGCCTTTTAATGCATATCGCTCCACGCTTAAGTGCTAATGCAGAAAAAATCATAGAAAATCAAAATCCAAGAGTTTTTCAAATCTCTAAAAAAGATTTTGAAGAAAGCCAAGTAGATTATTCTAGTTTCAAACTCAACGATAACACATATTCTTTTAAATTAAAACCCCATAAAGTCTTACGCTCACATCAAAAAGAGGCAATTAATAACATTTTAGAAGAATTTAAACATTTTAATAGAACCAAACTCATTATGGCTTGTGGCACAGGCAAGAGTTTAACGGCGATTAGACTATTAGATATTATGTTATTAGAACAACAAATCGCTCTTTTTTTAGCGCCAAGTATCGCTTTAGTAAGCCAAAGTTTAAAAGAGGCGTTCGCACAAAGTCAAAAACCTTTTAAAGCCTTTGTTATATGCTCTGATAGCAAGGTAGGTAAAGAAATAGAAGACGCTAAATCAAGCGAACTCCCCATTCCCCCAACAACAAACCCCACTTTATTAAGCGAACAAATCACAAAACACCAAAATGAAAGATTAATTATTTTCTCCACTTACCATTCTATTGAAGTGATTATGGATTGCTTAAAAGAATTAAAAAGAAACATTAAAATCGCCATTTGTGATGAGGCACATAGAACGGCTGGCTTTAATGAAAAAGATAAAGAACAAAGCCACTATACTAAAATCCATAACGATAATTTAATTAAATGCGATTATAGATTGTATATGAGCGCTACGCCTAAGATTTTTAAAGAAAGAGCCAAAGAACAAGCCAAAAAAGAAGAGCTATTTTTATACTCTATGGATAATGAAGAAATTTTTGGTAAAAACGCTTATGAGCTTAATTTTGATAACGCTTTAAAGCAAGATTTATTATGCGATTATAAAGTCATCATTTCTATTTTAGATAAAAATCTTATCACTAACTCCACTAATCAAACGCCCATAATTAAATACACAGACAAAAAAGGTAAGGAAAAAGAAAAACAAGTAGATTTAGAATTTGCCGGTAAAATCATCGCCACTTATTTAGCCCTAAGCAAACAAAATATTTTAGAAATTGACAAAACGACGCATAAAACTTCTATCTTTAACGAAGATAAAACGCCGATGAAAACTAGCATTGCGTTTCATTCTAGTATTGATAACTCCATTTTACGCACTTCTAGTTTTAAAACTATTTTAGATAATTTTGACAAAGACACCCTAAGCTTAGAATTAGAACATGTTGATGGCAACATGAACACCTTAGAAAAGAGCGAAAAACTAGATTTACTTAAAAACCCCAAAGCAGAGATTAACATTCTTTCTAACGCTAAATGCTTAACTGAAGGCATTGATATTCCTAGCCTAGATAGTGTAATATTCTTTGATAGCAAAGATAGCTTAGTAGAAATAGTCCAAGCAGTGGGGCGGGTTATGCGAAAAGCTCCTAACAAGCAATATGGCTACATCATCCTACCTATCACTATGGAACTTGAAAAATTAGAAAATTACGATGAGACTTTAAACAAACACGAAGATTTTAAAGCCCTTTGGAAACTTTTAAACGCCTTAAGAGCCCATGACAATAGATTAGTGAGCGAATGCGAACTTTACAAAAAGATTGAACCCATTTTAGGCAAACCCCCTAAAAATAAAGACGATAGCAACGATGATGACAACGACACAAACAATGAAAACAACAAAAACAAGGATTTAAAAAATAAAATTACCCAACAATCCTTATTTTTACAAGGCTTAAAAGACCACATCATAAACATCGCCCCTAATAAAATCGGCGATAGATACTACTGGAGCTCTTTTGCCTCTAATGTCGCCAATATCGCTAAAAACATTAAATTACGCCTAAAAGCCCTTTTAGCTGACCCTAGCATTGAAGAAAAAATGCAAGAATTTCTAAAAACCTTGCATATTAACATCAATTCTAGCCTAAATTTAGAAAACGCTCTAGATTTACTCACCCAACATGTGATTACTAAGCCTATTTTTGAGTGCCTTTATTCTTTAGGGCATTTTTCTCAAAATAACGCCGTGTGTGCCTCTATGGATAATCTCTATAATGATATTACTAAGCATAGCCTAGACGCTGAAACGACTGAATTAAACGAATTTTACACTTCCATTAAAGAAAGTGCCTCTTTTGCACAAAGCGATAAAGAAAAGCAAAGCATTATCAAAAACCTTTATAACACCTTTTTTGCTAAAGCCTTTGAAAAAGAGAGCCAAAAACTAGGCATTGTCTATACTCCTATTGAAATAGTGGATTTTATGATTCATTCTAGCAATGCATTACTCAAAAAGCATTTTAATACAAGCCTAAATGAAAAGGGTGTCAAAATCGCTGACCCCTTTTTAGGCACCGGTAGCTTTTTAACTCGGCTTTTGCAAAGTGGCATGATTTCTAAAGAAAATTTGCCTTATAAATACGAGCATGATATTTTTGGCAATGAAATCACGCTTTTAGCCTACTATATCGCTAATCTAAACATTGCTAGTGTGTATAACGAACTTTTAGGGAGTTTTATTGAGCCTAAGGGCGTGTGCTTTTGTGATACCTTTGAGACTTATGACAAAGACAAACCCCTAGATTTTAAAGAACCCTATTTAGAAGAAAACAAAGCCAAAATCAAAGCCTTTAAAAACGAAGAAAATCTTTTTGTCATTTTAGGCAATCCGCCTTATTCAAGAAAGCAAGAAAACGCAAACGATAACAACCAAAACAATTTTTACCCCAAACTCACTAAACGCTTACAAGACACTTACACCAAAGAAAGCAAAGCCCAAAAAAATGATTACGACACCTACAAACTCGCTTTAAGATTTGCAAGCGATAAAATACAAAAAGGCGTGATTGCTTTTGTAACCAATGCGAGTTTTTTAAGGGCTAATAGTGATGATGGCTTAAGGGCAAGTTTAGCCAAAGAATTTAACGCCATTTACATCATGGATTTAAGGGGTAACCAACGCACTAGTGGCGAATTATCTAAACAAGAAGGGGGAAAAGTCTTTGGCAGTGGCTCTAGGACACCGGTATGTTGCGTGTTTTTAATCAAAGATAAAGAAACTTTTAAGGAAAAGTGCGAGATTTTTTATCATAATATCGGCGATTATAGGAGCGCTGAAGATAAATTAAGTTTGTTAGAACATTCTAAGCATATTTTAAACGCCAAATTAGAACATCTAACCCCAGATAGCCATAACGACTGGCTAGATTTAAGAGACCCTGCTTTTGATAAGTTTATGCCCATCACGGATAAAAAGAAAAAGTTTAGCGAACAAGAAAGCGTATTTAAAGCCTTTAGTAGTGGAGTGGTAACAAGTAGAGACACATGGGCGTATAATTTTAGTAAGGAAAATTTAGCTAAAAATATCAAAACAAGCATTGATTTTTATAATTCTCAATTAGGGAAAAGTGCAAAAGAAGTTGAAAAAGACCCCACAAAAATTTCATGGAGTAGAAGAGCTTATAAAATGTGCGAAAGAGACTATAAACTAGATTTTAATGAAAATCAAATTCGCACAAGCTTGCAACGCCCCTTTACAAAAATACATATTTATTATGACATTGTTCTTAATGAAGAACAATGTCAAATGGATAAAATTTATCCATTTAATAATAATAGCACGCACGCCAACGAGAGAGAGAGAGAGAGAGAGAGAGTAAAACACACGCCATAA
- a CDS encoding type ISP restriction/modification enzyme, translated as MTNNISDLQTLKNSYVYPLHYYTKTPKDKNALFNECDYEKNDGITNYALKEFQTAYKDKGITKEDIFYYIYALLHNKTYKKKFKNNLSKELPRIPFMLDFRHFVNVGRELGHLHVNYENIEPSKKVDIEIKGQMGGLFNANALKEIEPTKLIVKQMQFKKGKNRTYDKSIIHYNDFITLSNIPLKAYRYIVNGKSAIEWIMERYAIKIDKDSNIENNANLYSQNPYYILNLLLSVIEVSEKSVDLIESLEYKELNPSLF; from the coding sequence ATGACAAATAATATAAGCGATTTACAAACGCTTAAAAACTCTTATGTTTATCCTTTGCATTACTACACCAAAACCCCCAAAGATAAAAACGCCTTGTTTAATGAATGCGATTATGAAAAAAATGACGGCATAACTAACTACGCACTAAAGGAGTTTCAAACAGCTTATAAGGATAAGGGTATTACAAAAGAGGATATTTTCTATTATATCTATGCCTTATTACACAACAAAACCTACAAAAAGAAGTTTAAAAACAATCTTAGCAAAGAATTACCCCGCATTCCTTTCATGCTAGATTTTAGGCATTTTGTCAATGTCGGGCGTGAATTAGGGCATTTGCATGTCAATTATGAAAATATTGAGCCAAGTAAAAAAGTGGATATTGAAATTAAGGGGCAAATGGGAGGCTTATTTAATGCGAACGCTTTAAAAGAAATAGAGCCTACAAAACTTATTGTCAAACAAATGCAATTTAAAAAGGGTAAAAATAGAACTTATGATAAATCTATCATTCATTATAATGATTTCATCACGCTTTCTAACATTCCTTTAAAAGCCTATCGCTACATTGTCAATGGCAAATCTGCGATAGAATGGATAATGGAACGCTACGCTATTAAGATAGATAAGGATAGTAACATTGAAAATAACGCGAATTTGTATAGCCAAAATCCTTATTACATTTTAAACTTGCTTTTAAGTGTCATAGAAGTGAGCGAAAAAAGTGTGGATTTAATAGAAAGCTTAGAATACAAGGAATTAAATCCAAGCTTATTTTAA
- the thyX gene encoding FAD-dependent thymidylate synthase has product MEVVCKHYTPLEIASQAIRTCWQSFEYSDDGGCKDKELIHRVGNIFRHSSTLEHLYYNFEIKGLSRGALQELSRHRIASLSVKSSRYTLRELKDKESFLPINEINLARAKEFLVFVDNEKVNEMSVLALENLRVLLSEHNIKNDLAKYAMPESYKTHLAYSINARSLQNLLALRSSNKALKEMQDLALGLFNALPNEHKYLFVDCLKHKEN; this is encoded by the coding sequence ATGGAAGTTGTTTGCAAACACTACACCCCTTTAGAAATAGCAAGCCAAGCGATTAGGACTTGCTGGCAAAGTTTTGAATACAGCGATGATGGGGGTTGTAAGGATAAGGAATTAATTCATAGAGTAGGGAATATCTTTAGGCATTCTTCCACTTTAGAACACCTTTATTACAATTTTGAGATTAAGGGTTTATCTAGGGGGGCGTTACAAGAACTAAGCCGTCATAGAATAGCGAGTTTAAGCGTTAAGTCTAGCCGTTATACTCTAAGAGAACTTAAAGACAAAGAGAGTTTTTTACCCATAAACGAGATTAATCTAGCTAGGGCGAAAGAATTTTTAGTGTTTGTAGATAATGAGAAAGTCAATGAGATGAGCGTTCTAGCTTTAGAAAATTTAAGGGTTTTATTAAGCGAGCATAATATCAAAAACGATTTAGCCAAATACGCCATGCCTGAAAGCTATAAAACGCATTTAGCCTATAGTATTAACGCACGCTCTTTGCAAAATCTATTGGCATTACGAAGTTCTAACAAAGCCTTAAAAGAAATGCAAGACTTAGCGCTAGGCTTATTTAATGCTTTACCTAATGAGCATAAATATTTATTTGTTGATTGTTTAAAACATAAAGAAAATTAA
- the glmS gene encoding glutamine--fructose-6-phosphate transaminase (isomerizing) yields MCGIVGYIGNSEKKQILLEGLKELEYRGYDSAGLAVLSDNHLEVYKAQGKLENLKLELENKEFLNFGVSIAHTRWATHGKPSSINAHPHFTENLALVHNGIIENYASLKKELEAKGHVFLSQTDTEVIAHLLEETLKKESDLLKAFQKCISLLEGSYAILMLHKRAKESLFYAKSSSPLVVGKGKEGLFFASSLSVLASKVEQFVVLEENSVGQISLESFKDLKNIENMKDYAFDNKDCSKGNFRNYLEKEIYEQHSSLLECLEGRLEGLNVYCEIDPKFLENVSEITLCSCGSSYHASMASVYLFERLAKVRARAILASEYRYANFKANKNELFIAISQSGETADTLEALKLAKAQGLKTISLCNAPFSMMSRISDYTLLTRAGVERSVASTKAFSSQVMLLWLLSVYVGKQLKTISKEEEKIQAKSMLDSVNAMLVEPKLHEKIKRLSKRYLHGHGFFYIGRDVFYPLALEGALKLKEISYLHAEGYASAEMKHGPIALVDSNLFTIALLSKHLLFDKTKSNIEELSARDSTICVLSSEVLEIADDFIKLEKSESYMEEFFRTNLALQLLALEIAMRLNHDVDHPRNLAKSVTVE; encoded by the coding sequence TGCTGGTTTAGCGGTGTTGAGCGATAATCATTTAGAAGTGTATAAAGCCCAAGGGAAATTAGAAAATTTAAAATTAGAGCTTGAAAATAAAGAGTTTTTGAATTTTGGCGTGAGTATCGCTCACACAAGATGGGCAACCCATGGAAAGCCAAGTAGCATAAATGCTCATCCGCATTTCACAGAAAATTTAGCTTTAGTGCATAATGGGATTATTGAAAATTATGCAAGCTTAAAAAAAGAATTAGAAGCTAAAGGGCATGTGTTTTTAAGCCAAACAGATACTGAAGTCATCGCCCATCTATTAGAAGAAACGCTTAAAAAAGAGAGTGATTTATTGAAAGCCTTTCAAAAATGCATTAGTCTTTTAGAAGGGAGTTATGCAATCTTAATGCTCCATAAAAGAGCTAAAGAAAGCTTGTTTTATGCTAAATCTTCTTCGCCTTTAGTCGTGGGTAAAGGTAAAGAAGGGTTATTTTTTGCATCAAGTTTAAGCGTTCTAGCTTCTAAAGTGGAGCAATTTGTAGTCTTAGAAGAAAATAGTGTGGGGCAAATTTCTTTAGAGAGTTTTAAAGATTTAAAAAATATTGAAAACATGAAAGACTACGCCTTTGATAACAAAGATTGTTCTAAAGGCAATTTTAGAAATTATTTAGAAAAAGAGATTTATGAGCAACATAGTAGCCTATTAGAATGCTTAGAAGGGCGTTTAGAAGGCTTGAATGTGTATTGTGAAATTGACCCTAAGTTTTTAGAAAATGTGAGTGAAATCACGCTGTGTTCTTGTGGGAGTAGCTACCATGCGAGCATGGCTAGTGTGTATTTATTTGAAAGATTAGCCAAAGTGAGAGCAAGAGCCATTTTAGCGAGCGAATACCGCTACGCTAACTTTAAGGCTAATAAAAACGAGCTTTTTATAGCGATTTCTCAAAGTGGCGAAACCGCTGATACTTTAGAAGCTTTAAAATTAGCCAAAGCTCAAGGGCTTAAAACCATTAGTTTGTGTAACGCCCCCTTTAGCATGATGAGTAGAATCAGTGATTACACCCTTTTAACTAGAGCAGGAGTAGAAAGAAGCGTAGCATCTACTAAGGCGTTTTCTTCACAAGTAATGCTTTTATGGCTCTTAAGCGTGTATGTAGGCAAACAACTAAAAACGATTTCTAAGGAAGAAGAAAAAATTCAAGCCAAAAGCATGCTAGATAGTGTGAATGCCATGCTAGTAGAGCCTAAATTGCATGAAAAAATCAAACGCTTATCCAAACGCTACTTGCATGGGCATGGCTTTTTTTATATCGGGCGTGATGTGTTTTATCCGCTCGCTTTAGAAGGGGCATTAAAACTTAAAGAAATCAGCTATTTACACGCTGAAGGGTATGCGAGTGCAGAGATGAAACATGGGCCGATTGCATTAGTGGATTCTAATCTTTTTACGATTGCACTATTATCTAAGCATTTGTTATTTGATAAAACTAAGAGTAATATTGAAGAATTAAGTGCAAGAGATTCTACCATTTGTGTGTTAAGCTCTGAAGTTTTAGAAATAGCTGATGATTTTATTAAGCTAGAAAAGAGTGAGAGTTATATGGAAGAATTTTTTCGCACCAATTTGGCGTTGCAACTTTTAGCCTTAGAAATTGCCATGCGACTAAATCACGATGTAGACCACCCCAGAAATCTAGCTAAAAGTGTAACTGTGGAGTAA